The window CCATGTTGCTTTCTCCTGTGGTGGTGGCCTCAAAGTTTGGGAGGTCGCCACCTGTCGCGCCACCCCTGGCAACGCGTGCCCATCCAAAGATGTGGGCTGTGGGTATGAATCGAGCGACGATGAGCCGTGGACACCGCATATACGCGATGACACATCCCTCCAGGGGAGGGGCGAAGCTACGAACAAGAGTAGCTCCGAGGAGACACCACCGTCCGGGCCTTCCTACGTGAAGCCGGAGGGAAAGGCAAGGACGAACCTCCGACGAGATCCGGGTGTCAGGGGCGACGCACCGCCAGGTTGTCAATGAAGCGCAGGTAGTCCGGACACATCTCCTGCTCTTCGTCGTCAAAGCTAGACTCCGGCCCGCTGCAGTCAATGCGACTTAAGGGAGAGCTGCATAGCGCGGTCAGATCCAGGGGGCGAGTAAGTGCTTTGCTGGCGCGGTTGTTGGCGATGTTGAGTTCGGTGAGCTTTCCCCGCGGGTCAACGCTGGCTTCCACAATCACCCGGGAAGGCAAGGCCTCCATGGCTTCGGCGTCACCGACAATGATGACCTGGCCTTCGAGCAGGGCGTGATAGACGTCTTTCCAGCCCGGGGAGAGCCCCTGCTCGACACTGTCGCAGGTGGGGGGCTCGGGGTAGCGCTGGTGTCCTTTATAATGCTCCCGGATCTCGGCGTCGAAAGGCTCCAGATCCATGATGCAGAAGGAGAGTTTGGTTCCCTGCGCAAGCGCGCAATCCTCAGGGCGCGGGCCCGGGGTGTCGCATGCTGCCGTGGGCTGGATCAGCCCGAGCTCCAGCCAGTCTTTGAAGTGAATATGGTTATGCCCGGGGTGAAGCTCAAAGGCGTCTTGCCCCAGATCGACCTCATCCTGCCCCCCCGGGTGGCGGTCGAGCTTCTGCACCACCTGCGCACGTTCCGGGTCATCTCCCGGGCCAAAGCCTCGCCCCTCCAGATGAAGCGGACCGGTGCCCACGTTGGCTGTGCTGGCTCCGACGCGCAGGCCGAAGATCGGAGGCCCGGAAGGCATGATCGCGCATTGCCAGAGGTTATCCTCAAATTCGCGCACGT of the Lujinxingia sediminis genome contains:
- a CDS encoding lysyl oxidase family protein, whose protein sequence is MNNASNRARLLCAVLWLAWCTLHLSACTSGSVEDALTSSPVPDAELRLYAWPPPESTGYSWEWPRELRREQPDHFTRSARARFNGSNFGLGGAGPCLVDPESTLSPGQWYRVRIDHPDYRPGIFYRFHDGYNEPCSMDLCTSRGIESAGGPCRREDFALWPREGDYQLLPDIIVDVREFEDNLWQCAIMPSGPPIFGLRVGASTANVGTGPLHLEGRGFGPGDDPERAQVVQKLDRHPGGQDEVDLGQDAFELHPGHNHIHFKDWLELGLIQPTAACDTPGPRPEDCALAQGTKLSFCIMDLEPFDAEIREHYKGHQRYPEPPTCDSVEQGLSPGWKDVYHALLEGQVIIVGDAEAMEALPSRVIVEASVDPRGKLTELNIANNRASKALTRPLDLTALCSSPLSRIDCSGPESSFDDEEQEMCPDYLRFIDNLAVRRP